Proteins encoded in a region of the Podospora pseudopauciseta strain CBS 411.78 chromosome 6, whole genome shotgun sequence genome:
- a CDS encoding hypothetical protein (COG:S; EggNog:ENOG503PDT9): MSDKRTTEKVGNTKWGNEPHEALAVGLYNVLIAQGVSLANSKDIVVDTMAHMGSPFTWEAIRPAVVESSRDPRWLVP, encoded by the exons ATGTCCGACAAGAGAACCACCGAGAAGGTTGGCAACACCAAATGGGGCAATGAGCCTCATGAAGCCCTCGCCGTGGGCCTCTACAATGTTCTGATCGCCCAAGGCGTTAGCCTGGCTAACAGCAAGGACATTGTGGTCGATACCATGGCTCACATGGGTTCGCCTTTCACTTGGGAGGCTATCCG CCCTGCAGTAGTCGAGTCGAGTCGAGATCCTCGTTGGCTAGTGCCATAA